GAGCCGCATCTGCCGCAGGAGTTCGATAAGCTCACCGTCACGCGCACCTACCGCGGCGCCACCTACCGCATCGCCATGCGCCGCACCGGCGAGCGCACGCTGAGCGTGGACGGCCACCGGATCGACGGTTCGGTCATTCCGGCGCAGACCAACGCGAACGGTAGTATCGTGGACGTTCAGGTCACGTTCTAGTTCTAATACGGCCGGACCAGCGGCATATCAACGAGGAGCCATAGATCATGCGATATTTCGAACGCGCCATCACCGGCATCGACGGCAGCGAGGCGCTGCTCGTCGGCTACTGCATCGACAACAGCCCGGAGGTGGATCCGAACCGCCGACGCCCGTCGGTGCTGGTCGTTCCCGGAGGCGGCTATGCGATGACCTCCGACCGCGAGGCCGAGCCGATCGCGCTCAAGTTCGTCGCCGCCGGATGCAACGCGTTCGTCCTGCGCTATTCGGTGGCGCCCAGCCTCTATCCCACGGCGCTGGTCGAGGCCGCCGAGGCGATGCGTCTGATCCGCGCGAACGCGGATGAATGGCATGTGGATCCGGGCAAGGTGGCGGTGATCGGCTTCTCCGCCGGCGGCCACCTCGCCGCCAATCTCGCCACCACCGCCGGAGACGACGACCTGCGCGCGCAGGGCTATGATCCGGACGCCGTCCGTCCGAACGCGCTGATGCTCGCCTATCCGGTGGTCACCTCCGGCCCGTTCGCCCATCGCGGCAGCTTCGAAATGGTGCTCGGCGAGCGCCAGAACGATCCGGCCGCGCTGGAGGCGCTGTCCATCGAGAAGCATATCGATGCGAAGACGCCGCCGGTGTTCGTCTGGCATACGATGACCGACGACACGGTGCCGGTGGAGAACACGCTGCTGCTGATCCAGGCGTGCAAGGCCGCGGGCGTGAGCGTCGAGGCGCATCTGTTCCCCGAAGGCGGGCATGGTCTGGCGCTGGGCACCGAGGAGACCGCGTGGGGAGGCCAGGGCAACGTCTTCCCCTGCGTCCAGGTGTGGCCCACCCTGGCGGCGGACTGGTTGGCGCGCACCTTCGACGGGGCCGCCAGATAGCATCATCCCTCACCTATTCACAAGGAGTTGGCAATGGTCGTCGCCGCTTGGAACGGATTCCTCGACGAGGGAACGAATCGTCCGTCGGCGTCGCGCACCGCCGTCAACACGGTGGCGCGCGACGTCTCCGCGGGCAAAACCTTCGAGAAGCGCAAGCGCATGACCCCCGAGGAGCGGCATCTGCAGATCCTCGAGGCCGCGACGAAGGTCATCGCCGAAAAGGGCTTCTGGGGCATGGCCCTGCAGGATATCGCCGACGAGATCGGCATCACCGAGGCGGCGCTGTACCATTACATCCGATCCAAGGACGATCTGCTGCGCATGGTGCTCGCCGAGGGCTACGACACTCCGGACGCGGACGAGTTCAACGCCTCGTCGGCCACGCTCACCGACTGCGACGGGCATCGCGTCATGTTCTACCCGCGCTACTGCCTGAACATCGTGCTCTACAACGTGCAGCGTCCGGAATTGGTGCGCCTGTTCTCCACGCTGAACGGCGAGGGTCTGACGCCCGATCATCCCGCCCATGAGTTCTTCGTCGGCCGCCACCAGCGCAACTGGGAGCTGGTGCGTTCGATGGATTGGGCGCTGCCGGACAGTTTCGATCTGGAACGCTTCTACCATATGCACACGCTCGCCATGTCGGCGATGGACGGCCTGCAATACCGCTGGCTGGCGGACAACGCCTTCGATCTGCTCGAGGAGTGGATTCACTTCTCCGACGAGCTGTTCCCTCCACGCGAATGGGAGGGACTGCGCGATCCGGACGAATACGACGCCGATTCAGGCCGCTGCCTTCTGCCGTTTACGCTTCGTTCGCGTTCGTGACCTCGTCCATGAACGCGTGGTAGGCGCCGATCAGACCGGCGTTGCCCGAGTGGCGGCAGCGTTTGACCGGCGTGCGGAAGTCCTTCCAGTTGGGGATGCGCCCCAAGGCCTCCCGCACCAGAGGGAGCAGCGTCACCTCGCGGCTGATCGCGCCGCCCAACAACACGCATTCGGGATCGGTCGCGGCCACGATATTGAAAATGCCGACCGCGAGATAATCCGCCCACCGTTCCACCACCGCGCGCACGTCGGGCTCGTCCAGACGGCGGAACAGGGAACTGGGCACCACCGACT
Above is a window of Bifidobacterium eulemuris DNA encoding:
- a CDS encoding TetR/AcrR family transcriptional regulator → MVVAAWNGFLDEGTNRPSASRTAVNTVARDVSAGKTFEKRKRMTPEERHLQILEAATKVIAEKGFWGMALQDIADEIGITEAALYHYIRSKDDLLRMVLAEGYDTPDADEFNASSATLTDCDGHRVMFYPRYCLNIVLYNVQRPELVRLFSTLNGEGLTPDHPAHEFFVGRHQRNWELVRSMDWALPDSFDLERFYHMHTLAMSAMDGLQYRWLADNAFDLLEEWIHFSDELFPPREWEGLRDPDEYDADSGRCLLPFTLRSRS
- a CDS encoding alpha/beta hydrolase, with translation MRYFERAITGIDGSEALLVGYCIDNSPEVDPNRRRPSVLVVPGGGYAMTSDREAEPIALKFVAAGCNAFVLRYSVAPSLYPTALVEAAEAMRLIRANADEWHVDPGKVAVIGFSAGGHLAANLATTAGDDDLRAQGYDPDAVRPNALMLAYPVVTSGPFAHRGSFEMVLGERQNDPAALEALSIEKHIDAKTPPVFVWHTMTDDTVPVENTLLLIQACKAAGVSVEAHLFPEGGHGLALGTEETAWGGQGNVFPCVQVWPTLAADWLARTFDGAAR